A window of the Saccharomyces eubayanus strain FM1318 chromosome II, whole genome shotgun sequence genome harbors these coding sequences:
- the ADR1 gene encoding DNA-binding transcription factor ADR1 produces MANIEKPNNNTGFPGFDLNSYFANDFNNIKQETEMEMETDNSPDLPMSSSASRENSNTFSVIQRTPDGKIITTNNNMNSKINKQLDKLPENLRLNGRTPSGKLRSFVCEVCTRAFARQEHLKRHYRSHTNEKPYPCGLCNRCFTRRDLLIRHAQKIHSGNLGETISQNKKSSRTIIKTRKNSASSVKFQTPNYGTSDNLNTLNCAANTRRKANPSALAKRKYLKKLTRRASFSAQSASSYAVSNQSEVDQHHPKDRVQFSTPELVPLDLKNPDLDSTFDANLNLDLGLNLNSGVNMALNHSDSSASTMNLDYRLPESANNYTYSSSSPTAAYVGTNLNSKNDFFNDANLLSSSYWIKSYNDHLFSVSESDETSPMNSESNDSKLIIPGLKSTLNQWKDSRSSSWTAALDHNKDSINTTDFIDFHDLLKTDTLGSDPLKATAILDEFDILHDDSVSATATSNEIGLSHLNSSNSPISPHKLIQKNREGSNDDVLVSFQFGQPSHREDDLDKLCNMTKDVQAIFNQYMKGEESKRSLDDCLGTPDGKENSDSGNYTFYGLDCLTLSKISRALPVPNVNDEQSSHSPESKLFNEPLRNMCTKVLKYYTKLNHDSNGTPLDSNSNLLSKELIMPTTTELNEYLDLFKNNFLLHFPIIHPSLLDLDLKNLQQYTNEGEYTDIENAQFDQGTDKDCNFEHYQLLSISKIVCLPLFMATFGSLHKFGYKSQTIELYEMSRRVLHTFLETKRLCRNKAMSENHQNIWLMQSLILSFMFALVADYLEKIDSSLMKRQLSALCSTIRSNCLPTISANSENSFNNNNEPLTFGSSLQYIIFESKIRCTLMAYNFCQFLKCFFHIKFDLSIKESDVETIYIPDNESKWTSESILFDKHVVQKENLHDFRNFYYSFTYGHLHSIPEFLGSSMIYYEYDLKKGTKSHVFLDRIDTKRLERSLDISSYNIDNGMTTNNKDITILVDDTIILKNNLMSMRFIKQIDRSFTEKVRKGQITKIFDSFLNSKKLNFLKDSSIEILCEFLVALNFSIRNIAYLYIEEDTSLDHQGTNSLEKPGICLNKQALSVFNLQGFYYSFILIIKFLLDFEATPNFKLLRIFIELRSLANSIMLPKLSKLYPREFSGFPDVVLMQQLLNKENHFCGPDLSRSERTNSSFTGLKAKLNKKINVEGLELFINEILVNSFNDTSFLNMEDSIRNEFSFDNQERPVVDMTHPAHFLSNSNLENVNCNGLNDSHQTISTLNLLRYGEHDSSSHKIGVKGQGFAEKYQLSSKYVTIAKLFFTNVKQNYIHCHMLDKMAGDFHTLEEYIKEVS; encoded by the coding sequence ATGGCAAACATAGAAAAGCCGAATAACAACACGGGATTTCCCGGTTTCGACCTGAACTCGTATTTTGCCAACGACTTCAATAACatcaaacaagaaacgGAAATGGAAATGGAAACCGATAATTCCCCGGATTTACCAATGTCTTCGTCTGCTTCAAGAGAAAACTCAAACACTTTCTCTGTGATTCAGAGAACCCCGGATGGGAAAATCATCACCACGAATAATAACATGAACtcaaaaatcaataaacaACTGGACAAATTGCCCGAAAATTTGAGGCTTAATGGTAGAACGCCCAGTGGGAAACTAAGATCGTTTGTTTGCGAGGTTTGTACCAGAGCGTTCGCAAGACAGGAGCATTTGAAAAGACATTATAGGTCCCACACTAACGAGAAACCTTACCCCTGTGGTCTTTGTAACAGGTGCTTCACCAGAAGAGATTTATTGATCAGACACGCTCAAAAGATTCATAGTGGTAATTTGGGTGAAACAATTTCtcaaaacaagaaatcATCCAGAACAATCATCAAGACCCGTAAAAACTCGGCGTCTTCAGTTAAATTTCAAACCCCTAATTACGGCACTTCAGATAATCTCAATACGTTGAACTGCGCCGCCaatacaagaagaaaggcaAATCCCAGCGCACTGGCAAAACgtaaatatttgaaaaaactcaCCCGCAGAGCCTCCTTTAGTGCTCAGTCTGCTTCAAGTTATGCCGTATCGAATCAATCCGAAGTGGATCAACACCATCCAAAGGATCGCGTCCAATTCTCCACACCTGAACTAGTACCattggatttgaaaaacccTGACCTTGACTCCACTTTTGATGCGAATTTGAATCTAGATTTAGGGCTGAACTTGAATTCAGGTGTCAACATGGCATTGAATCATTCCGATTCCTCCGCTTCTACAATGAACTTGGATTACAGATTGCCCGAATCCGCAAACAATTACACATATTCCTCTTCCTCGCCAACCGCTGCTTACGTTGGTACTAATTTGAACTCAAagaatgattttttcaatgacGCAAATTTATTGTCGTCATCATACTGGATAAAATCTTACAACGATCATTTATTTTCGGTCTCTGAAAGCGACGAGACCTCTCCAATGAACTCGGAGTCAAATGATAGTAAATTGATCATCCCCGGTTTGAAATCAACTCTCAACCAATGGAAGGATTCAAGGTCCTCTTCTTGGACCGCCGCCTTAGATCATAATAAGGACTCTATTAACACTACCGATTTTATCGATTTTCACGACTTGTTGAAAACTGATACGTTGGGCAGTGACCCGCTAAAGGCCACCGCAATTCTGGACGAGTTCGATATCTTACACGATGACAGCGTTAGCGCCACTGCTACTTCAAACGAAATTGGTCTTTCGCACCTCAACTCATCTAACTCTCCAATTTCCCCACACAAGCTGATTCAGAAGAATAGAGAGGGAAGCAACGACGAtgttttggtttcttttcagttcgGTCAACCTTCCCATCGTGAAGACGACCTGGACAAATTGTGTAATATGACGAAAGATGTCCAAGCTATATTTAATCAATACATGAAAGGAGAAGAATCTAAACGGTCCTTGGATGATTGTTTGGGAACACCGGATGGCAAAGAGAATTCGGATAGCGGCAATTATACTTTTTATGGCCTAGATTGCCTAACACTatcgaaaatttcaagagcTTTACCAGTGCCCAATGTAAACGATGAACAATCCTCTCATTCTCCAGAGTCTAAACTCTTTAATGAACCATTGAGGAACATGTGCACCAAAGTGTTAAAATACTACACCAAGCTCAATCATGATAGTAATGGAACTCCACTGGACTCGAATTCAAATTTGCTGTCCAAAGAATTGATAATGCCAACTACAACGGAACTGAATGAATACTTGgaccttttcaaaaacaattttcTTCTGCACTTCCCCATCATTCATCCAAGTTTGCTCGACctggatttgaaaaatctacAACAGTATACTAATGAAGGTGAGTATACCGACATCGAGAACGCCCAATTTGATCAGGGTACGGATAAGGATTGTAATTTTGAACACTatcaactattgtccatttCTAAAATCGTTTGTCTCCCTCTATTTATGGCTACATTTGGCTCTTTGCATAAATTCGGTTATAAGTCCCAAACAATTGAGCTGTATGAGATGAGTAGAAGAGTTTTGCACACGTTCCTAGAGACTAAGAGACTATGTCGCAATAAAGCCATGAGTGAGaatcatcaaaatatcTGGCTGATGCAGTCTTTGATATTAAGCTTCATGTTTGCCTTAGTAGCTGActatttggaaaaaatcgATTCTTCCTTAATGAAAAGGCAACTGTCGGCACTTTGTTCCACTATCAGGTCAAACTGTCTGCCGACGATTTCTGCTAACTCTGAAAATAgcttcaacaacaacaatgaaCCTTTAACGTTTGGTTCTTCACTTCAGtacattatttttgaatcaaaaatcaGATGTACGCTAATGGCTTATAATTTCtgtcaatttttgaaatgctTCTTCCATATCAAATTCGATTTATCCATAAAGGAAAGCGATGTCGAAACTATTTATATACCCGATAATGAGTCGAAGTGGACAAGTGAATCGATACTGTTCGACAAGCATGTTgtacaaaaggaaaaccTTCATGATTTTAGAAACTTCTACTACAGTTTCACATATGGACATCTACATTCAATACCAGAGTTTCTAGGGTCGTCAATGATTTACTATGAatatgatttgaaaaagggcaCTAAGTCGCATGTGTTCTTAGATAGAATCGATACGAAAAGGTTGGAGAGAAGTCTGGATATTTCTTCGTATAACATCGATAATGGCATGACAACAAATAACAAAGATATTACAATCTTAGTTGACGATACcatcattttgaaaaacaaccTAATGTCGATGAGATTCATCAAACAGATTGATCGTTCGTTTACTGAAAAGGTAAGAAAAGGACAAATCACAAAGATATTcgattcatttttgaattccaaaaaattgaacttCCTAAAGGATTCCTCTATTGAGATACTGTGTGAGTTTCTAGTCGCTTTGAACTTTTCTATTCGTAACATTGCATATCTGTacattgaagaagacacCAGTCTTGACCACCAAGGAACGAACTCTCTAGAGAAGCCAGGTATTTGTTTAAATAAACAAGCGCTCTCGGTTTTCAATTTGCAAGGCTTTTATTATAGTTTTATTTTAATCATAAAATTCTTATTGGATTTTGAGGCAACAcccaatttcaaattacTAAGAATATTTATTGAATTAAGAAGCCTTGCAAATTCTATCATGTTGCCtaaattatcaaaattaTATCCTCGCGAGTTTTCTGGATTTCCAGATGTTGTACTAATGCAACAACTTctaaataaagaaaaccatTTTTGCGGTCCTGATTTATCTAGAAGCGAACGTACCAATAGTTCATTCACAGGTTTAAAGGCaaaattgaacaagaagattAATGTCGAAGGCTTGGAATTGTTTATTAATGAAATCCTGGTAAATTCTTTCAACGATACTTCCTTCTTGAATATGGAAGATTCTATCCGAAAcgagttttcttttgataatCAAGAGAGGCCAGTTGTAGATATGACTCATCCAGCACACTTTCTATCAAATTCGAACTTAGAAAATGTTAACTGTAATGGTCTAAACGACTCTCACCAAACGATTTCTACTTTAAATCTGTTGCGTTATGGAGAACATGATTCGTCCAGCCATAAAATTGGCGTAAAGGGACAAGGTTTTGCTGAAAAGTACCAgttatcttcaaaatatgTTACTATTGCAAAACTGTTTTTCACCAATGTTAAACAAAACTATATTCATTGCCATATGCTGGACAAGATGGCTGGCGATTTCCATACTTTGGAGGAGTATATAAAGGAAGTCAGCTGA
- the SPR28 gene encoding septin SPR28, with protein MKDYSVPENHSLNRDELRRRKGYKKGLQLSILLLGEKGSGKLTFLNNLCGQDVSLSDVDDSDIVKDAAIKNGHSIEDTNSEYKTAHLSPGLKLVTKRVYLNDELGVPITLDVILFPGCGDNVDNSQSSTVIKKYLEQQFENVLKEEVRIMRNTKDTDGRPHVCLYFLKSTPRGVKKFDIELMKTICDKVNLIPIIPKADGLTETELALHKDIVRQEILRNDILVFDFKNDNLGETLTLYDMDIDSDTKISNYSPTTKIKDISPFSIVCSNTVHTNTENGVKHIREYEWGSLVVEDQNTSDFIYLKAILLGSHLQELKDVTNNVLYERYRADVLTEKNIHYDIPSSSCIDEGSRGSISNVSTRRSTPSKTLGNLGMSDENTYNIYKEIDEKNKIIENYQKKIDSLEKMLTSPSKNRA; from the coding sequence ATGAAGGATTATTCAGTGCCGGAAAACCATTCTCTGAATAGAGATGAACTAAGACGTCGTAAAGGGTACAAAAAGGGCCTACAGTTATCAATTTTACTGCTGGGAGAAAAAGGGAGCGGTAAGCTAACATTTCTCAATAACCTGTGCGGCCAAGATGTATCGCTGTCAGATGTTGACGATAGTGATATAGTTAAAGATGCGGCCATAAAAAACGGCCATTCAATAGAAGATACGAATTCCGAGTACAAGACGGCCCATCTAAGTCCTGGGTTAAAACTCGTAACTAAAAGAGTTTACTTAAATGATGAACTCGGAGTGCCGATTACCTTAGATGTTATCTTATTCCCCGGGTGTGGTGACAACGTCGACAATTCGCAAAGTTCGACTGTAATTAAAAAGTACCTAGAACAGCAATTCGAAAATgttttaaaagaagaagtcagAATAATGAGAAACACAAAAGATACTGATGGCAGACCTCATGTTTGTCTATATTTTCTCAAGAGCACTCCAAGGGGagtcaaaaaatttgatatcgAACTAATGAAAACGATTTGTGATAAAGTCAATTTGATTCCTATAATTCCAAAGGCAGACGGTCTTACAGAAACGGAATTAGCCTTACACAAAGACATAGTACGTCAGGAAATCTTAAGAAATGATATActtgtttttgatttcaagaATGATAATTTGGGAGAAACGCTGACTCTTTATGATATGGATATTGATAGTGatacaaaaatatcaaattaCTCTCCTACCACCAAAATTAAGGACATTTCACCGTTTTCAATTGTTTGTAGTAATACCGTACATACAAACACAGAAAATGGTGTAAAGCATATAAGAGAATATGAATGGGGTAGTTTGGTTGTTGAGGACCAAAATACCTCCGATTTTATATACCTGAAGGCAATATTGTTAGGGTCACACCTTCAAGAATTAAAAGATGTGACAAACAACGTCTTATATGAACGTTACAGGGCCGATGTGTTAACTGAGAAGAATATCCATTATGATATTCCTAGTTCTAGTTGCATCGATGAGGGTTCTCGAGGAAGTATTAGCAATGTTTCCACTAGAAGAAGCACCCCAAGTAAGACACTCGGGAACTTGGGTATGAGTGATGAGAACACTTATAACATATACAAAGAGATAGAcgaaaagaataaaataattgaaaactaccaaaaaaagattgattCACTCGAGAAAATGCTGACAAGTCCCAGCAAGAACAGAGCCtaa
- the MFB1 gene encoding Mfb1p, whose amino-acid sequence MSSYSYHILTPLEEKSLTNLPLNLLFRILSHLDMNDLQSIGKTCTLLRMLANENIVYRNALIGSNGNMWWTKNVLVDVFDILNFNRKAMLTLKNHNISVVGSLKNVQQKYKLGTLDQVKKTIGYKQRESKKEGNASFKDSNLDLSKCSETPREQVVHMAVIQGMNHFIELNDKAFQTHSADSDDTYIDENNDEIHSLHELEKNTTFEEDLAKKPCFTPSPTFSNYSRSSTNSVFSSSSPKLLDDDWNNIAADFSKSQDPDYKETTPTSTESSDSITRLRKSSKVKDKAELFEKLIFRDSRPLKAKKKDNPRMKLPSSLSVNDEDFRKIISPPSEILPKASRRSVSRGYLEEIERRSPDQTNEMLNSLAIKRINSRKVADYEQLIKRENNINTEKGEENNDENKLQRSHTSPVIEPLKPHQRSKLKAVVTNGSKISYRKIDLDNSNANDHVIKQLHTNTNSNI is encoded by the coding sequence ATGTCATCATATTCTTACCATATACTAACACCGCTGGAGGAGAAGTCTTTGACAAACTTACCGTTGAATTTGTTATTCCGAATACTGTCACACCTGGACATGAATGATTTGCAAAGCATAGGGAAAACCTGCACTCTGTTACGGATGCTGGCAAATGAAAACATTGTTTACAGAAATGCTCTTATTGGTTCAAACGGGAACATGTGGTGGACCAAAAATGTCCTTGTTGatgtttttgatattttgaacttTAACAGAAAGGCAATGTtaactttgaaaaaccaCAATATATCTGTGGTTGGATCATTAAAGAATGTGCAGCAAAAGTACAAATTAGGCACTTTAGATcaagtaaagaaaacaataggttataaacaaagagaatccaaaaaagaaggaaatgcttctttcaaagattcaAATCTAGACCTAAGCAAGTGCTCGGAGACACCAAGGGAGCAGGTCGTCCATATGGCCGTAATACAAGGAATGAATCACTTTATTGAACTGAATGATAAAGCATTCCAGACGCATTCAGCTGATTCAGATGATACATACAtagatgaaaacaatgatgAGATACATTCCCTTCATGAGttggaaaaaaacacaacaTTTGAGGAGGATTTGGCTAAAAAGCCATGTTTCACCCCATCCCCAACGTTTTCTAATTATTCCAGAAGCTCAACTAATTCTGTCTTTTCAAGTTCGTCTCCTAAACTTCTAGATGATGATTGGAATAATATCGCGGCTgatttctcaaaatcaCAAGATCCAGACTACAAAGAGACAACCCCTACATCTACCGAATCGTCTGATTCAATTACGAGATTGAGAAAATCTAGTAAAGTTAAGGATAAAGCCGAGTTGTTTGAAAAGTTAATTTTTAGAGATAGCAGGCCAttaaaagcaaagaaaaaagacaacCCAAGAATGAAACTACCTAGTTCGTTAAGTGTTAATGACGAAGACTTTAGAAAGATCATAAGCCCTCCTTCTGAAATTTTACCTAAAGCCAGCCGAAGAAGCGTCTCGAGAGGCTACttagaagaaattgaaagacgCAGTCCCGATCAAACCAATGAAATGCTAAATTCTTTGGCaattaaaagaataaaCAGCAGGAAAGTAGCAGACTATGAGCAACTCattaaaagagaaaataatattaatacTGAAAAAGGGGAGGAgaataatgatgaaaataaacTTCAGAGGAGTCATACCTCCCCAGTAATAGAACCACTAAAACCTCACCAAAGAAGCAAACTCAAGGCAGTTGTCACAAATGGTAGTAAAATAAGCTATCGTAAAATTGATTTAGATAACTCGAATGCAAATGACCATGTAATTAAGCAACTTCATACTAATACTAATTCTAatatataa